Sequence from the Methanobrevibacter arboriphilus genome:
TTTTTCATTTTTATTTTTAGTAATCTTTTTTTAAATTTCATTCTTTAATTTATTTATTAGTTCTTTATAATATTCTGTCTGTATTAGCTATTTATTTTAATATAATTTATAAATAGATTAACTAAAACTGAAAAAGTGATTAAGGGACTTTTAAATATAACTAATAAATAAGATCTGTTGAAGGTGAAAGTCTTGGTCTAAACAAGGAAAAATTAGGTTTATTATGCTTTAACAAAGCCAAAGGTTGTTAGAGATTTTTATGAAAATGATACTCTTATTGTAATGACTCGTGAGTTAACAGAATCTCCTAATAAAAATAGAACTATTGATTAGGAGAAAAAAGGGGCATGAGTGAAAATAAGGACAATAGGGAGGATATTAATTAAAAAAATGTAATTATTCTCCTGACGAATCTCCTTCTGCAATTTAAATTGTCATCCAACAATGTGAAAAATAGGCTTATCATGATTTTAAATCATATTAAAGTTTTTTAAAATATTACTTTTCAAATGCTTTATTGGTGAAATCTAATTAGTTATTATTAATAGAATTTTTAGTATGTAATAAAATTTAATGAAGAAATAATCTGTTTAATTTTTTAAAAAAGATTAGTTATTTATAGGGTTGGAAAAATGACAAATACAAATATAAATAAATTTCATCAAGAAGATTTTACTAATATTCTAAAAATGATTAAAAAATCTCAAATATCTGCTTTAAAAAGTGTTAATACTGAGTTAATAGACCTTTATTGGAATATAGGTAAATTTATCCATCAACGTGTAGAGAAATCAAATTGGGGACAATCTGTTGTAAAACAATTAGCAGATTATCTGAAAAAAGCTGATCCAAGCTTGAAAGGGTTTTCAAGACAGAATCTATGGAGAATGAAACAATTTTATGAAACTTATAAAGACCACCAAAAACTCTCAGCACTGCTGAGAGAAATTACATGGACAAATAATGTAGCTATTTTTTCTCGATGTAAAACTATTGATGAACGAGAATTTTATATATATCAAAGCAAAAAGGAAAAATGGAGTTCTAGAGAACTTGATAGACAAATTTCATCAAGTTTATATGAAAGAATGATGATTTCTAATAATAAAATTTCTTCAAAATTAAAAGAAGTTTATCCTAAATCAGCGAGTTATTTTAAAGATGATTATGTTTTTGAATTCCTTGATTTAGAAGATCATTCAGAAAATCAACTTCAGAAAGCATTAATTAAAAATTTAAAAAAATTTATTCTTGAACTAGGCCGTGATTTCTTATTTGTAGGAAAAGAGTACAGAATTCAAGTGGGGAATAATGATTTTTATATAGATTTACTTTTTTTCAATAGAGAATTGCAATGTTTAGTAGCTTTTGAATTAAAAACAGATAAATTTAAACCAGAACATTTAGGACAATTGAATTTTTATTTAGAAGCTTTAGATAGAGATGTTAAAAAAGAACAAGAAAATCCCAGTATAGGTATATTATTATGTAGAGATAAAGATGATACTGTTGTAGAATATGCAATAAGTAGAAGCCTTTCTCCATCTATGGTGTCCCAATATCGAACAAAGTTACCTGATAAGAAATTATTAAAGGAAAAATTAAATCAGATCTTATGATTCTTAAAATTCTAAAAGATAAAAATTAACAAAAAATAAAAGTTTTAAAACAAAAATATTGAAAAATATTAAATTGGTTCTTAAATTATATTCTAATTCCA
This genomic interval carries:
- a CDS encoding PDDEXK nuclease domain-containing protein is translated as MTNTNINKFHQEDFTNILKMIKKSQISALKSVNTELIDLYWNIGKFIHQRVEKSNWGQSVVKQLADYLKKADPSLKGFSRQNLWRMKQFYETYKDHQKLSALLREITWTNNVAIFSRCKTIDEREFYIYQSKKEKWSSRELDRQISSSLYERMMISNNKISSKLKEVYPKSASYFKDDYVFEFLDLEDHSENQLQKALIKNLKKFILELGRDFLFVGKEYRIQVGNNDFYIDLLFFNRELQCLVAFELKTDKFKPEHLGQLNFYLEALDRDVKKEQENPSIGILLCRDKDDTVVEYAISRSLSPSMVSQYRTKLPDKKLLKEKLNQIL